A DNA window from Drosophila sechellia strain sech25 chromosome X, ASM438219v1, whole genome shotgun sequence contains the following coding sequences:
- the LOC6620368 gene encoding inhibitory POU protein isoform X10, producing the protein MTMSMYSTTDKMKMSAPSCFPGRYSPSYRSSEQMRRCMPNPSIHISSSCDSLEGDIFAGINDGILSRAEALAAVDIQKHQAQHVHSQMPSQIKHDVMYHHHSMSGPPQRPLQENPFSRQMHHSMDQLDMLDPTGSMTTLAPISESPLTPTHQHLHGSYHSMNHMMSHHHPGTLSGHTGGHHGHSAVHHPVITAAVAAAGLHPDTDTDPRELEAFAERFKQRRIKLGVTQADVGKALANLKLPGVGALSQSTICRFESLTLSHNNMIALKPILQAWLEEAEAQAKNKRRDPDAPSVLPAGEKKRTSIAAPEKRSLEAYFAVQPRPSGEKIAAIAEKLDLKKNVVRVWFCNQRQKQKRIVSSVTPSMTGHGSAGFGY; encoded by the exons ATGACAATGTCGATGTACTCGACGACggataaaatgaaaatgtcaGCGCCCAGTTGTTTTCCAGGACGCTACAGTCCCTCCTATCGAAGTTCGGAGCAAATGCGTCGCTGCATGCCAAATCCATCT ATTCACATCTCATCATCCTGCGATTCTCTCGAG GGTGATATCTTCGCGGGCATCAACGATGGAATCCTCAGCAGAGCGGAGGCCCTGGCCGCCGTCGACATCCAGAAGCACCAAGCCCAGCATGTACATAGCCAAATGCCCTCCCAAATCAAGCACGACGTCATGTACCACCATCACTCCATGAGTGGGCCTCCCCAGCGTCCGTTGCAG GAAAATCCTTTTTCTCGACAGATGCACCACTCGATGGACCAACTGGACATGCTGGATCCGACGGGCTCGATGACCACACTGGCGCCCATCTCGGAGTCGCCGCTGACGCCCACACACCAACACCTGCACGGTTCCTATCACAGCATGAATCACATGATGAGCCACCACCATCCGGGCACGTTAAGTGGCCACACGGGGG GACATCATGGACACTCGGCGGTACATCATCCTGTTATCACGGCGGCGGTGGCTGCCGCTGGCCTGCATCCCGACACAGATACCGATCCTCGCGAGCTGGAGGCGTTTGCGGAGCGCTTCAAGCAGCGGCGCATCAAGCTGG GTGTCACGCAGGCGGACGTGGGCAAAGCCCTGGCCAATCTCAAGTTACCTGGCGTCGGAGCGCTGTCGCAGAGCACGATCTGTCGATTCGAGAGCCTGACCCTGTCCCACAACAATATGATCGCCCTCAAGCCCATCCTGCAGGCGTGGCTCGAGGAGGCCGAGGCGCAGGCGAAAAACAAGCGGCGCGATCCGGATGCGCCCAGTGTCCTGCCGGCGGGCGAAAAGAAAAG GACTTCCATTGCGGCACCTGAAAAGCGTTCTCTGGAAGCCTACTTCGCCGTCCAGCCGAGGCCATCCGGTGAGAAAATCGCAGCGATTGCCGAAAAGCTGGATTTGAAGAAAAACGTGGTGCGCGTCTGGTTCTGCAATCAAcgtcaaaaacaaaaac GTATAGTTAGTAGTGTAACACCATCAATGACTGGCCACGGTTCGGCGGGATTTGGATACTGA
- the LOC6620368 gene encoding inhibitory POU protein isoform X6 — MTMSMYSTTDKMKMSAPSCFPGRYSPSYRSSEQMRRCMPNPSSRLLEDASLLCNSWSARQNGDIFAGINDGILSRAEALAAVDIQKHQAQHVHSQMPSQIKHDVMYHHHSMSGPPQRPLQENPFSRQMHHSMDQLDMLDPTGSMTTLAPISESPLTPTHQHLHGSYHSMNHMMSHHHPGTLSGHTGGHHGHSAVHHPVITAAVAAAGLHPDTDTDPRELEAFAERFKQRRIKLGVTQADVGKALANLKLPGVGALSQSTICRFESLTLSHNNMIALKPILQAWLEEAEAQAKNKRRDPDAPSVLPAGEKKRTSIAAPEKRSLEAYFAVQPRPSGEKIAAIAEKLDLKKNVVRVWFCNQRQKQKRIVSSVTPSMTGHGSAGFGY; from the exons ATGACAATGTCGATGTACTCGACGACggataaaatgaaaatgtcaGCGCCCAGTTGTTTTCCAGGACGCTACAGTCCCTCCTATCGAAGTTCGGAGCAAATGCGTCGCTGCATGCCAAATCCATCT AGTCGTTTGTTAGAAGATGCTTCCCTATTATGCAATTCGTGGTCAGCACGTCAGAAT GGTGATATCTTCGCGGGCATCAACGATGGAATCCTCAGCAGAGCGGAGGCCCTGGCCGCCGTCGACATCCAGAAGCACCAAGCCCAGCATGTACATAGCCAAATGCCCTCCCAAATCAAGCACGACGTCATGTACCACCATCACTCCATGAGTGGGCCTCCCCAGCGTCCGTTGCAG GAAAATCCTTTTTCTCGACAGATGCACCACTCGATGGACCAACTGGACATGCTGGATCCGACGGGCTCGATGACCACACTGGCGCCCATCTCGGAGTCGCCGCTGACGCCCACACACCAACACCTGCACGGTTCCTATCACAGCATGAATCACATGATGAGCCACCACCATCCGGGCACGTTAAGTGGCCACACGGGGG GACATCATGGACACTCGGCGGTACATCATCCTGTTATCACGGCGGCGGTGGCTGCCGCTGGCCTGCATCCCGACACAGATACCGATCCTCGCGAGCTGGAGGCGTTTGCGGAGCGCTTCAAGCAGCGGCGCATCAAGCTGG GTGTCACGCAGGCGGACGTGGGCAAAGCCCTGGCCAATCTCAAGTTACCTGGCGTCGGAGCGCTGTCGCAGAGCACGATCTGTCGATTCGAGAGCCTGACCCTGTCCCACAACAATATGATCGCCCTCAAGCCCATCCTGCAGGCGTGGCTCGAGGAGGCCGAGGCGCAGGCGAAAAACAAGCGGCGCGATCCGGATGCGCCCAGTGTCCTGCCGGCGGGCGAAAAGAAAAG GACTTCCATTGCGGCACCTGAAAAGCGTTCTCTGGAAGCCTACTTCGCCGTCCAGCCGAGGCCATCCGGTGAGAAAATCGCAGCGATTGCCGAAAAGCTGGATTTGAAGAAAAACGTGGTGCGCGTCTGGTTCTGCAATCAAcgtcaaaaacaaaaac GTATAGTTAGTAGTGTAACACCATCAATGACTGGCCACGGTTCGGCGGGATTTGGATACTGA
- the LOC6620368 gene encoding inhibitory POU protein isoform X9, with protein sequence MTMSMYSTTDKMKMSAPSCFPGRYSPSYRSSEQMRRCMPNPSSRLLEDASLLCNSWSARQNGDIFAGINDGILSRAEALAAVDIQKHQAQHVHSQMPSQIKHDVMYHHHSMSGPPQRPLQMHHSMDQLDMLDPTGSMTTLAPISESPLTPTHQHLHGSYHSMNHMMSHHHPGTLSGHTGGHHGHSAVHHPVITAAVAAAGLHPDTDTDPRELEAFAERFKQRRIKLGVTQADVGKALANLKLPGVGALSQSTICRFESLTLSHNNMIALKPILQAWLEEAEAQAKNKRRDPDAPSVLPAGEKKRTSIAAPEKRSLEAYFAVQPRPSGEKIAAIAEKLDLKKNVVRVWFCNQRQKQKRIVSSVTPSMTGHGSAGFGY encoded by the exons ATGACAATGTCGATGTACTCGACGACggataaaatgaaaatgtcaGCGCCCAGTTGTTTTCCAGGACGCTACAGTCCCTCCTATCGAAGTTCGGAGCAAATGCGTCGCTGCATGCCAAATCCATCT AGTCGTTTGTTAGAAGATGCTTCCCTATTATGCAATTCGTGGTCAGCACGTCAGAAT GGTGATATCTTCGCGGGCATCAACGATGGAATCCTCAGCAGAGCGGAGGCCCTGGCCGCCGTCGACATCCAGAAGCACCAAGCCCAGCATGTACATAGCCAAATGCCCTCCCAAATCAAGCACGACGTCATGTACCACCATCACTCCATGAGTGGGCCTCCCCAGCGTCCGTTGCAG ATGCACCACTCGATGGACCAACTGGACATGCTGGATCCGACGGGCTCGATGACCACACTGGCGCCCATCTCGGAGTCGCCGCTGACGCCCACACACCAACACCTGCACGGTTCCTATCACAGCATGAATCACATGATGAGCCACCACCATCCGGGCACGTTAAGTGGCCACACGGGGG GACATCATGGACACTCGGCGGTACATCATCCTGTTATCACGGCGGCGGTGGCTGCCGCTGGCCTGCATCCCGACACAGATACCGATCCTCGCGAGCTGGAGGCGTTTGCGGAGCGCTTCAAGCAGCGGCGCATCAAGCTGG GTGTCACGCAGGCGGACGTGGGCAAAGCCCTGGCCAATCTCAAGTTACCTGGCGTCGGAGCGCTGTCGCAGAGCACGATCTGTCGATTCGAGAGCCTGACCCTGTCCCACAACAATATGATCGCCCTCAAGCCCATCCTGCAGGCGTGGCTCGAGGAGGCCGAGGCGCAGGCGAAAAACAAGCGGCGCGATCCGGATGCGCCCAGTGTCCTGCCGGCGGGCGAAAAGAAAAG GACTTCCATTGCGGCACCTGAAAAGCGTTCTCTGGAAGCCTACTTCGCCGTCCAGCCGAGGCCATCCGGTGAGAAAATCGCAGCGATTGCCGAAAAGCTGGATTTGAAGAAAAACGTGGTGCGCGTCTGGTTCTGCAATCAAcgtcaaaaacaaaaac GTATAGTTAGTAGTGTAACACCATCAATGACTGGCCACGGTTCGGCGGGATTTGGATACTGA
- the LOC6620368 gene encoding inhibitory POU protein isoform X15: protein MTMSMYSTTDKMKMSAPSCFPGRYSPSYRSSEQMRRCMPNPSGDIFAGINDGILSRAEALAAVDIQKHQAQHVHSQMPSQIKHDVMYHHHSMSGPPQRPLQMHHSMDQLDMLDPTGSMTTLAPISESPLTPTHQHLHGSYHSMNHMMSHHHPGTLSGHTGGHHGHSAVHHPVITAAVAAAGLHPDTDTDPRELEAFAERFKQRRIKLGVTQADVGKALANLKLPGVGALSQSTICRFESLTLSHNNMIALKPILQAWLEEAEAQAKNKRRDPDAPSVLPAGEKKRKRTSIAAPEKRSLEAYFAVQPRPSGEKIAAIAEKLDLKKNVVRVWFCNQRQKQKRIVSSVTPSMTGHGSAGFGY, encoded by the exons ATGACAATGTCGATGTACTCGACGACggataaaatgaaaatgtcaGCGCCCAGTTGTTTTCCAGGACGCTACAGTCCCTCCTATCGAAGTTCGGAGCAAATGCGTCGCTGCATGCCAAATCCATCT GGTGATATCTTCGCGGGCATCAACGATGGAATCCTCAGCAGAGCGGAGGCCCTGGCCGCCGTCGACATCCAGAAGCACCAAGCCCAGCATGTACATAGCCAAATGCCCTCCCAAATCAAGCACGACGTCATGTACCACCATCACTCCATGAGTGGGCCTCCCCAGCGTCCGTTGCAG ATGCACCACTCGATGGACCAACTGGACATGCTGGATCCGACGGGCTCGATGACCACACTGGCGCCCATCTCGGAGTCGCCGCTGACGCCCACACACCAACACCTGCACGGTTCCTATCACAGCATGAATCACATGATGAGCCACCACCATCCGGGCACGTTAAGTGGCCACACGGGGG GACATCATGGACACTCGGCGGTACATCATCCTGTTATCACGGCGGCGGTGGCTGCCGCTGGCCTGCATCCCGACACAGATACCGATCCTCGCGAGCTGGAGGCGTTTGCGGAGCGCTTCAAGCAGCGGCGCATCAAGCTGG GTGTCACGCAGGCGGACGTGGGCAAAGCCCTGGCCAATCTCAAGTTACCTGGCGTCGGAGCGCTGTCGCAGAGCACGATCTGTCGATTCGAGAGCCTGACCCTGTCCCACAACAATATGATCGCCCTCAAGCCCATCCTGCAGGCGTGGCTCGAGGAGGCCGAGGCGCAGGCGAAAAACAAGCGGCGCGATCCGGATGCGCCCAGTGTCCTGCCGGCGGGCGAAAAGAAAAG AAAAAGGACTTCCATTGCGGCACCTGAAAAGCGTTCTCTGGAAGCCTACTTCGCCGTCCAGCCGAGGCCATCCGGTGAGAAAATCGCAGCGATTGCCGAAAAGCTGGATTTGAAGAAAAACGTGGTGCGCGTCTGGTTCTGCAATCAAcgtcaaaaacaaaaac GTATAGTTAGTAGTGTAACACCATCAATGACTGGCCACGGTTCGGCGGGATTTGGATACTGA
- the LOC6620368 gene encoding inhibitory POU protein isoform X7 — protein sequence MTMSMYSTTDKMKMSAPSCFPGRYSPSYRSSEQMRRCMPNPSSRLLEDASLLCNSWSARQNGDIFAGINDGILSRAEALAAVDIQKHQAQHVHSQMPSQIKHDVMYHHHSMSGPPQRPLQMHHSMDQLDMLDPTGSMTTLAPISESPLTPTHQHLHGSYHSMNHMMSHHHPGTLSGHTGGHHGHSAVHHPVITAAVAAAGLHPDTDTDPRELEAFAERFKQRRIKLGVTQADVGKALANLKLPGVGALSQSTICRFESLTLSHNNMIALKPILQAWLEEAEAQAKNKRRDPDAPSVLPAGEKKRKRTSIAAPEKRSLEAYFAVQPRPSGEKIAAIAEKLDLKKNVVRVWFCNQRQKQKRIVSSVTPSMTGHGSAGFGY from the exons ATGACAATGTCGATGTACTCGACGACggataaaatgaaaatgtcaGCGCCCAGTTGTTTTCCAGGACGCTACAGTCCCTCCTATCGAAGTTCGGAGCAAATGCGTCGCTGCATGCCAAATCCATCT AGTCGTTTGTTAGAAGATGCTTCCCTATTATGCAATTCGTGGTCAGCACGTCAGAAT GGTGATATCTTCGCGGGCATCAACGATGGAATCCTCAGCAGAGCGGAGGCCCTGGCCGCCGTCGACATCCAGAAGCACCAAGCCCAGCATGTACATAGCCAAATGCCCTCCCAAATCAAGCACGACGTCATGTACCACCATCACTCCATGAGTGGGCCTCCCCAGCGTCCGTTGCAG ATGCACCACTCGATGGACCAACTGGACATGCTGGATCCGACGGGCTCGATGACCACACTGGCGCCCATCTCGGAGTCGCCGCTGACGCCCACACACCAACACCTGCACGGTTCCTATCACAGCATGAATCACATGATGAGCCACCACCATCCGGGCACGTTAAGTGGCCACACGGGGG GACATCATGGACACTCGGCGGTACATCATCCTGTTATCACGGCGGCGGTGGCTGCCGCTGGCCTGCATCCCGACACAGATACCGATCCTCGCGAGCTGGAGGCGTTTGCGGAGCGCTTCAAGCAGCGGCGCATCAAGCTGG GTGTCACGCAGGCGGACGTGGGCAAAGCCCTGGCCAATCTCAAGTTACCTGGCGTCGGAGCGCTGTCGCAGAGCACGATCTGTCGATTCGAGAGCCTGACCCTGTCCCACAACAATATGATCGCCCTCAAGCCCATCCTGCAGGCGTGGCTCGAGGAGGCCGAGGCGCAGGCGAAAAACAAGCGGCGCGATCCGGATGCGCCCAGTGTCCTGCCGGCGGGCGAAAAGAAAAG AAAAAGGACTTCCATTGCGGCACCTGAAAAGCGTTCTCTGGAAGCCTACTTCGCCGTCCAGCCGAGGCCATCCGGTGAGAAAATCGCAGCGATTGCCGAAAAGCTGGATTTGAAGAAAAACGTGGTGCGCGTCTGGTTCTGCAATCAAcgtcaaaaacaaaaac GTATAGTTAGTAGTGTAACACCATCAATGACTGGCCACGGTTCGGCGGGATTTGGATACTGA
- the LOC6620368 gene encoding inhibitory POU protein isoform X13, producing MTMSMYSTTDKMKMSAPSCFPGRYSPSYRSSEQMRRCMPNPSGDIFAGINDGILSRAEALAAVDIQKHQAQHVHSQMPSQIKHDVMYHHHSMSGPPQRPLQENPFSRQMHHSMDQLDMLDPTGSMTTLAPISESPLTPTHQHLHGSYHSMNHMMSHHHPGTLSGHTGGHHGHSAVHHPVITAAVAAAGLHPDTDTDPRELEAFAERFKQRRIKLGVTQADVGKALANLKLPGVGALSQSTICRFESLTLSHNNMIALKPILQAWLEEAEAQAKNKRRDPDAPSVLPAGEKKRKRTSIAAPEKRSLEAYFAVQPRPSGEKIAAIAEKLDLKKNVVRVWFCNQRQKQKRIVSSVTPSMTGHGSAGFGY from the exons ATGACAATGTCGATGTACTCGACGACggataaaatgaaaatgtcaGCGCCCAGTTGTTTTCCAGGACGCTACAGTCCCTCCTATCGAAGTTCGGAGCAAATGCGTCGCTGCATGCCAAATCCATCT GGTGATATCTTCGCGGGCATCAACGATGGAATCCTCAGCAGAGCGGAGGCCCTGGCCGCCGTCGACATCCAGAAGCACCAAGCCCAGCATGTACATAGCCAAATGCCCTCCCAAATCAAGCACGACGTCATGTACCACCATCACTCCATGAGTGGGCCTCCCCAGCGTCCGTTGCAG GAAAATCCTTTTTCTCGACAGATGCACCACTCGATGGACCAACTGGACATGCTGGATCCGACGGGCTCGATGACCACACTGGCGCCCATCTCGGAGTCGCCGCTGACGCCCACACACCAACACCTGCACGGTTCCTATCACAGCATGAATCACATGATGAGCCACCACCATCCGGGCACGTTAAGTGGCCACACGGGGG GACATCATGGACACTCGGCGGTACATCATCCTGTTATCACGGCGGCGGTGGCTGCCGCTGGCCTGCATCCCGACACAGATACCGATCCTCGCGAGCTGGAGGCGTTTGCGGAGCGCTTCAAGCAGCGGCGCATCAAGCTGG GTGTCACGCAGGCGGACGTGGGCAAAGCCCTGGCCAATCTCAAGTTACCTGGCGTCGGAGCGCTGTCGCAGAGCACGATCTGTCGATTCGAGAGCCTGACCCTGTCCCACAACAATATGATCGCCCTCAAGCCCATCCTGCAGGCGTGGCTCGAGGAGGCCGAGGCGCAGGCGAAAAACAAGCGGCGCGATCCGGATGCGCCCAGTGTCCTGCCGGCGGGCGAAAAGAAAAG AAAAAGGACTTCCATTGCGGCACCTGAAAAGCGTTCTCTGGAAGCCTACTTCGCCGTCCAGCCGAGGCCATCCGGTGAGAAAATCGCAGCGATTGCCGAAAAGCTGGATTTGAAGAAAAACGTGGTGCGCGTCTGGTTCTGCAATCAAcgtcaaaaacaaaaac GTATAGTTAGTAGTGTAACACCATCAATGACTGGCCACGGTTCGGCGGGATTTGGATACTGA
- the LOC6620368 gene encoding inhibitory POU protein isoform X17, with translation MPSQIKHDVMYHHHSMSGPPQRPLQENPFSRQMHHSMDQLDMLDPTGSMTTLAPISESPLTPTHQHLHGSYHSMNHMMSHHHPGTLSGHTGGHHGHSAVHHPVITAAVAAAGLHPDTDTDPRELEAFAERFKQRRIKLGVTQADVGKALANLKLPGVGALSQSTICRFESLTLSHNNMIALKPILQAWLEEAEAQAKNKRRDPDAPSVLPAGEKKRKRTSIAAPEKRSLEAYFAVQPRPSGEKIAAIAEKLDLKKNVVRVWFCNQRQKQKRIVSSVTPSMTGHGSAGFGY, from the exons ATGCCCTCCCAAATCAAGCACGACGTCATGTACCACCATCACTCCATGAGTGGGCCTCCCCAGCGTCCGTTGCAG GAAAATCCTTTTTCTCGACAGATGCACCACTCGATGGACCAACTGGACATGCTGGATCCGACGGGCTCGATGACCACACTGGCGCCCATCTCGGAGTCGCCGCTGACGCCCACACACCAACACCTGCACGGTTCCTATCACAGCATGAATCACATGATGAGCCACCACCATCCGGGCACGTTAAGTGGCCACACGGGGG GACATCATGGACACTCGGCGGTACATCATCCTGTTATCACGGCGGCGGTGGCTGCCGCTGGCCTGCATCCCGACACAGATACCGATCCTCGCGAGCTGGAGGCGTTTGCGGAGCGCTTCAAGCAGCGGCGCATCAAGCTGG GTGTCACGCAGGCGGACGTGGGCAAAGCCCTGGCCAATCTCAAGTTACCTGGCGTCGGAGCGCTGTCGCAGAGCACGATCTGTCGATTCGAGAGCCTGACCCTGTCCCACAACAATATGATCGCCCTCAAGCCCATCCTGCAGGCGTGGCTCGAGGAGGCCGAGGCGCAGGCGAAAAACAAGCGGCGCGATCCGGATGCGCCCAGTGTCCTGCCGGCGGGCGAAAAGAAAAG AAAAAGGACTTCCATTGCGGCACCTGAAAAGCGTTCTCTGGAAGCCTACTTCGCCGTCCAGCCGAGGCCATCCGGTGAGAAAATCGCAGCGATTGCCGAAAAGCTGGATTTGAAGAAAAACGTGGTGCGCGTCTGGTTCTGCAATCAAcgtcaaaaacaaaaac GTATAGTTAGTAGTGTAACACCATCAATGACTGGCCACGGTTCGGCGGGATTTGGATACTGA
- the LOC6620368 gene encoding inhibitory POU protein isoform X16, translating into MTMSMYSTTDKMKMSAPSCFPGRYSPSYRSSEQMRRCMPNPSGDIFAGINDGILSRAEALAAVDIQKHQAQHVHSQMPSQIKHDVMYHHHSMSGPPQRPLQMHHSMDQLDMLDPTGSMTTLAPISESPLTPTHQHLHGSYHSMNHMMSHHHPGTLSGHTGGHHGHSAVHHPVITAAVAAAGLHPDTDTDPRELEAFAERFKQRRIKLGVTQADVGKALANLKLPGVGALSQSTICRFESLTLSHNNMIALKPILQAWLEEAEAQAKNKRRDPDAPSVLPAGEKKRTSIAAPEKRSLEAYFAVQPRPSGEKIAAIAEKLDLKKNVVRVWFCNQRQKQKRIVSSVTPSMTGHGSAGFGY; encoded by the exons ATGACAATGTCGATGTACTCGACGACggataaaatgaaaatgtcaGCGCCCAGTTGTTTTCCAGGACGCTACAGTCCCTCCTATCGAAGTTCGGAGCAAATGCGTCGCTGCATGCCAAATCCATCT GGTGATATCTTCGCGGGCATCAACGATGGAATCCTCAGCAGAGCGGAGGCCCTGGCCGCCGTCGACATCCAGAAGCACCAAGCCCAGCATGTACATAGCCAAATGCCCTCCCAAATCAAGCACGACGTCATGTACCACCATCACTCCATGAGTGGGCCTCCCCAGCGTCCGTTGCAG ATGCACCACTCGATGGACCAACTGGACATGCTGGATCCGACGGGCTCGATGACCACACTGGCGCCCATCTCGGAGTCGCCGCTGACGCCCACACACCAACACCTGCACGGTTCCTATCACAGCATGAATCACATGATGAGCCACCACCATCCGGGCACGTTAAGTGGCCACACGGGGG GACATCATGGACACTCGGCGGTACATCATCCTGTTATCACGGCGGCGGTGGCTGCCGCTGGCCTGCATCCCGACACAGATACCGATCCTCGCGAGCTGGAGGCGTTTGCGGAGCGCTTCAAGCAGCGGCGCATCAAGCTGG GTGTCACGCAGGCGGACGTGGGCAAAGCCCTGGCCAATCTCAAGTTACCTGGCGTCGGAGCGCTGTCGCAGAGCACGATCTGTCGATTCGAGAGCCTGACCCTGTCCCACAACAATATGATCGCCCTCAAGCCCATCCTGCAGGCGTGGCTCGAGGAGGCCGAGGCGCAGGCGAAAAACAAGCGGCGCGATCCGGATGCGCCCAGTGTCCTGCCGGCGGGCGAAAAGAAAAG GACTTCCATTGCGGCACCTGAAAAGCGTTCTCTGGAAGCCTACTTCGCCGTCCAGCCGAGGCCATCCGGTGAGAAAATCGCAGCGATTGCCGAAAAGCTGGATTTGAAGAAAAACGTGGTGCGCGTCTGGTTCTGCAATCAAcgtcaaaaacaaaaac GTATAGTTAGTAGTGTAACACCATCAATGACTGGCCACGGTTCGGCGGGATTTGGATACTGA